The Magnolia sinica isolate HGM2019 chromosome 10, MsV1, whole genome shotgun sequence genome includes a window with the following:
- the LOC131217513 gene encoding uncharacterized protein LOC131217513, which yields MAYAKQYTEAKSFFADAGYYDKFIAGSRKESNENKTTRGEMNIVQNGVAKIELSEKGNVKQKFYFVPRHLRWPRKKQLRMNPSKCAFGVSLGKFLGFVVRHRGIEVDLGKIGAIQEMPPPKTLKELKGLQGKLTYIRRFISNLTGKCQPFSHLMKKGVEFVWDQPCQNAVDSIEELLKQPPSTSGTCERTLIGAECNYSPIEKVCLALIFAVQKLRHYCLSHDIILISRADPLKFLMIRPMLSRRLAKWMLLLSEYMITYEPVKSVKGQAVADFLVAHPVPDNEMISDDFPDEQVMMTELPAIALRNVKEKDVVGFIGHVIIYHYGIPKKIITDNGTPFKNRGMKKLCQKFDIQHSFSTPYYPSANGLAKAFNKTIVKILKKTVARNKRDWDEKLQEALWAYRTTHHTVTKATPYSLVYGVEADIPIETQVASLRIVVHQSITDDENAKIRKVKHRSFKRGDMEYCLLKSAREEEDRIVKNHYSLLENLKIHKYSSKAY from the exons ATGGCATACGCAAAGCAGTATACGGAAGCAAAGTCTTTCTTCGCTGATGCTGGCTATTATGACAAATTCATCGCAGGAAGTAGAAAGGAAAGCAATGAGAATAAAACAACAAGAGGTGAAATGAACATAGTACAAAATGGAGTCGCCAAAATAGAGTTATCTGAGAAAGGGAATGTGAAGCAAAAGTTTTATTTCGTGCCAAGACATCTGAGATGGCCGAG AAAGAAGCAACTGAGGATGAATCCGTCTAAATGTGCATTCGGTGTTTcattaggaaaattccttggtttcgTTGTTAGGCACAGGGGAATTGAAGTCGATCTAGGAAAGATTGGAGCAATTCAAGAAATGCCACCTCCAAAAACACTAAAAGAGTTGAAGGGTTTGCAGGGAAAGTTGACATATATTCGTCGCTTTATCTCTAATCTTACAGGAAaatgtcagccattttcccatcTAATGAAGAAGGGGGTAGAATTTGTATGGGACCAACCGTGTCAAAATGCAGTTGATTCTATCGAAGAATTGCTGAAACAGCCCCCCAGTACTAGTGGCACCTGTGAAAG AACTCTGATAGGAGCTGAATGCAACTATTCGCCCATCGAAAAAGTGTGCTTAGCTCTAATCTTCGCAGTACAGAAATTAAGGCATTACtgtctctcccatgatataatcTTGATCTCGCGAGCTGATCCCTTGAAGTTCTTGATGATAAGGCCGATGCTATCTAGGAGATTGGCTAAATGGATGCTTCTATTGTCGGAATACATGATCACTTATGAACCGGTGAAATCAGTAAAgggacaagcagtggcagatttcttggTAGCCCACCCTGTACCAGATAATGAAATGATCAGTGATGATTTTCCGGACGAGCAGGTAATGATGACAGAGTTACCTG CTATCGCGCTAagaaatgtcaaagaaaaagatgtCGTGGGTTTCATAGGGCATGTAATCATATACCACTATGGTATTCCAAAGAAGATCATCACTGATAACGGGACTCCATTTAAGAATAGAGGAATGAAGAAATTATGCCAGAAGTTCGATATCCAGCATTCATTCTCGACACCCTACTATCCGTCGGCTAATGGGTTGGCTAAAGCATTCAATAAGACGATTGTGAAGATATTGAAGAAAACAGTTGCAAGAAATAAGCGCGATTGGGATGAGAAGTTGCAAGAAGCCCTATGGGCCTATCGAACTACTCATCATACTGTTACAAAAGCAACACCATATTCTTTGGTTTATGGGGTTGAAGCTGATATCCCCATTGAAACGCAAGTTGCGTCGCTCAGAATAGTAGTGCATCAGTCAATTACTGATGATGAAAATGCCAAGATCAG AAAGGTCAAGCATCGCTCCTTCAAAAGAGGCGATATG GAGTACTGTCTCTTAAAATCTGCAAGGGAGGAGGAGGATAGAATTGTGAAGAATCATTATTCTCTTCTGGAAAATCTGAAGATTCATAA